TGCTGTCCGCTCCGGCCTATCTTGGGCAAGGTCATCTCATTGCGATGTGCCAGCAAACGCAGAGCCAGCCCGAGCCAGAACAGCAATTGCAGCGACCACAGCCCCACCCACTCCAGGCTGTCGCACAGCCACAGGCCGGCCGCGACCAGGATCGCCACCGTGCCATAAAAGTCCCGATGCAGAATATAAGGCAACTCATTGACCATCATATCCCGCACCACGCCGCCGCCTACCGCGGTGATGAAACCCAGCGACACCACGCCGAAAACGTTCAGATCGAACACCAGTCCGACTTGCGCGCCGGCCAGGCTGAACGCCACCAAGCCCAGCGAATCCGCCAGCACGAACAAGCGCTCCAATGTCCGGCTCTTGCGCTTGTGCAGCCCCAGCGCCCAGGCCGCCAGCAGCGTCGCCGCGATGATGAGCAAGTTCGCGTAGCTGTGGAACACCAGCGGCACCCGCCCCACCAAGACATCGCGGATGATGCCGCCGCCTATCGCCGTCACCAGCGCCACGATGCAAATGCCCAGCAAGTCGAGATGCTTGCGGATGCCGACCAGATAGCCGGAAATGGCGAAGGCGGCGGTGCCGATCGCGGAAAACCATTCCATCTGGAAAAAACGGGCGGACAGGTCCATGCCTCAATGTACCAAAAAAAATGCCAGACCGGCATGGTCTGGCATGATGCGGATGAAAACCGCTTAGCGGCGCATCGAGTCGAAGAAAGCCTGGTTCGACTTGGTGGCCTTGATCTTGTCCTGCAGGAATTCCATCGCTTCCAGATCGTCCATCGGGTACAAGAGCTTGCGCAGCACCCAGATGCGTTGCAGCTGGTCCTGCGGGATCAGCAGCTCTTCGCGGCGGGTGCCGGAGCGATTGATGTTCAGGGCCGGGAAGATGCGCTTTTCAGCCATCTTGCGATCCAGATGGATTTCGCAGTTGCCGGTGCCCTTGAATTCTTCGTAGATCACGTCGTCCATGCGGCTGCCGGTGTCGATCAGCGCGGTGGCGACGATGGTCAGGCTGCCGCCCTCTTCCACATTGCGCGCGGCGCCGAAGAAGCGCTTCGGGCGTTGCAGCGCGTTGGCGTCCACGCCGCCGGTCAGCACCTTGCCGGAAGCCGGCACCACGGTGTTGTAGGCGCGGGCCAGACGCGTGATGGAATCCAGCAGGATCACTACGTCCTTCTTGTGCTCGACCAGGCGCTTGGCCTTCTCGATCACCATTTCGGCGACCTGCACGTGGCGGGTGGCCGGCTCGTCGAAGGTGGAGGACACCACTTCGCCGCGCACCGAACGCTGCATTTCCGTCACTTCTTCCGGACGCTCGTCGATCAGCAGCACGATCAGCACCGCATCCGGGTGGTTGGCGGTGATGGCGTGGGCGATATGCTGCAGCATCACCGTTTTACCGGACTTCGGCGGCGCCACCAACAGCGCGCGCTGGCCGCGGCCGATCGGCGCGATCAGGTCGATGATGCGGCCGGTGATGTTCTCTTCGGCGCGGATGTCGCGCTCCAGCTTGAACTGCTCGGTTGGGAAAAGCGGGGTGAGGTTTTCAAACAGAATCTTGTGCTTGGCGCTTTCCGGCGCCTCGCCGTTTACCTTGTCCACCTTGACCAAGGCGAAGTAGCGCTCGCCGTCCTTCGGGGTACGGATCTCGCCCTCGATGGAATCGCCGGTATGAAGGTTGAAGCGGCGAATCTGCGAGGGGCTGACATAAATGTCGTCCGGCCCGGCCAGATACGAGGTATCCGGGCTGCGCAGGAAACCGAAACCGTCCGGCAGCACTTCCAGCGTGCCTTCGCCGAAGATGCTTTCGCCCTTCTTGGCCTGGTTTTTCAGAAGCGCGAAGATCAGATCCTGCTTGCGCAGTCGGTTGGCCCCGTCAATCTCGTTGGAAATTGCCATTTCCACGAGTTCGGAAACATGTAGATGTTTGAGATCAGATAAGTGCATAGCGGTCGTGAGGTCGACTCGGTCATATTCGGCGGAACGCCGTTGGGGGGGTGGAGTGTAAACGAAACGGGCGGCGCTTGTTTATGCCACCCGTCTTGAAGGTTGTGCGTGGAGAATAGACGCTTTAGATGTTGCTGTCAATGAAGGCGGTCAGCTGGCTCTTGGACAGCGCGCCTACCTTGGTGGCGGCCACTTGGCCGTCCTTGAAGATCATCAGCGTCGGGATGCCGCGGATGCCGAACTTCGGCGGCGTCTGCTCGTTCTGATCGATGTTCAGCTTGGCCACTTTCAGCTTGCCTTCGTATTGCGCGGCCACTTCGTCCAGAATCGGCGCGATCATCTTGCACGGGCCGCACCATTCTGCCCAGTAGTCTACCAGCACCGGCACATCGGCCTTCAGCACGTCTTGTTCGAAAGAATCATCGCTTACGTGGTGGATCAGATCGCTCATGGCTTCCTCATCAATTGTGTTCATGCTTAATTCCTGATGGTAGCAAGCGCCGCCGCCGGGAGCAACCCGGCCGCCGCCAAGGACAAACGCGGCCAAGCAGGGGATGCCCCGGACACGGATTCCCGGAAATCCCTTGCTTTCCGGTATAATGTCTGGCTGTTTACACAAGAAGGACTCCAAATGGGCTTTCTGCAAGGCAAGAAAATCCTGATCACCGGCATGATCTCCAATCGTTCCATCGCGTATGGCATCGCCCAGGCCTGTCACCGCGAAGGCGCCGAGCTGGCGTTCACCTACGTGGTGGACAAGCTGGAAGATCGCGTCCGTGATATGGCGGCCGACTTCGGATCCAAACTGGTTTACCGCTGCGACGTGCAGAACGACGACGAGATCAATCAACTGTTCGCCGATCTGGCCAAGGAATGGGACGGCCTGGACGGCCTGGTGCACTCCATCGGCTTCGCGCCGCGCGAAGCGCTGGAAGGCGACTTTTTGGACTCGCTGAGCCGCGAAGCCTTCCAGATCGCCCATGACGTATCTTCCTACAGTTTCCCGGCGCTGGCCAAGGCCGCGCGCCCGATGATGCAGGGCCGCAAGGCTTCGCTGCTGACCCTGTCCTACCTGGGCGCGGTGCGCGCGATCCCGAACTACAATGTGATGGGCCTGGCCAAAGCCAGCCTGGAAGCCTCGGTGCGCTTCATGGCCGCCAGCCTGGGCAAGGAAGGCATCCGCGTCAACGGCATTTCCGCCGGCCCGATCAAGACCCTGGCCGCCTCCGGCATCTCCGGCTTCTCCAAGCTGCTAAACATGGCTTCCAGCCAAGCCTGTCTGCGCCGCAACGTCACCACGGAAGAAGTCGGCAACGCCGCCGCCTTCATGCTGTCGGACCTCTCCTCCGGCATCACCGGCGAAATCACTTACGTGGACGCCGGCTACAGCATCAATGCGCTGAACGTGCCCGAATAAACTTCGGGCCCAACGTCTCATCCCCGAATCGGCGCGCCATCGCGCCGATTTTGCTTTCCGCCCGCCACGCCGCTCCCCCTGCGCCGCCCGCTCCAGCCAAGCTTCAAGCCGTGGCCGCCAAGCCCTCGCCGCTCCGCTTTCCAAGTCCGCACTATCCATGCTTAAAAAATCCATTGAATTTATTTAATCATGATCAATACTTCAATGGCATCTAAACACGGAGGAAGTAATGAAACATGCAAGAAGACTGATTGTGCTTGGCTTGCTGTCATTCGCCGCATCCGCCCACGCAGAGCAAACCGTTCCGCAATGGGCGGTGCAGACTGAGGGCCGCCAGATCCATCGCGCCGACGGCTGGCAAGCCACCTGGCCCGGCGTCAACTGGCGGGCGCGCGTCGCCGCGCAGGCCGTGGGCGTCACGCTCAACGACGCGGTCAATTTCTATTCACTGGAAGTGGACGGCAAAGCGGCGCAAACCATCGCCCCCGCCGCCGGGGAACGCACCATTTGGCAAGACCTGCCCGACCGCAAGCCGCACCTGGTCCGCTTGTTCAAGATGACCCAATCGCCAGACAACCCCGGCCTGTTCCGCGGCTTCACGCTGCGCGGCGGCCATGCGCTGGAATTGCCGCCCAAGCCGCGCCGGCAAATCGAATTCATCGGCGACTCCTGGACCGTGGCCTATGGCAACCTGTCCACCACCCGCGATTGCACCGATCAGCAAATCGTCGAGCGCAGCGACGCCAGCCAGAGCTTCGCCGCCTACCTGGGCAAACTCTACGGCGCGCAGATCCAAAACAACGGCATGTCAGGCATGGGCATGGTGCGCAATTGGGGCGGCAATATGCCGCAAGTGGACTATCGCAGCTATCATCCGCGGCTCTTGCAAAACTTGCCGGTAAGCACGCCCGGCAACAATGCCGACCATCGCTACAATTGGCAGCCGCAACTGGTAGTGATCGCGCTGGGCATCAATGACTTCGGCACCGATGTTGGCGCCAATGAAGGCCGCAGCCAGGAACAACTGGCCGCCGACTACCTGAAGGCCTATCACGGACTGATCGCGGAGTTGAAGCAGCGTTACGACAACCCCGCCTTTTTGCTGGCCGCGACTTTTCTGTGGCCGGCGGACCGGATGCGTCCGCTGGTCAGCCAGGTGGTGGATGAGGAAAGGCAAAAAGGGACGACGGTGGCCTATGTGGACTGGCAGAACATCGAACTGACCGGCTGCAATTGGCACCCCAATCTGAGCGATCATGCCAAGATGGCCGCGCAGATGGACACGTCCATCCGCACGCTGGGCAATATCTGGGACAAATAGTCAGCAAGCCCGCCGGCGCTATCGGCGGGCTCCCTCTTCTTCAACGCCCCTTAAACCGCGGCAGCGCTTTCTCAAGAAAAGCCTTGGTGCCGATGCGAAAATCCTCAGTCTGCGCAACCAGTCCGAAATAATCGGCGCCCAGGCGCGCGGACTCGGCTTCAGACAGGGACAGGCCGCGATGAATGGCCTCCCAGCTCAAACGCACCGCCGACGGCGATTGAGCCATGACCTCCCGCAGCAGCGCCTCCGACTCCGCCAGCAAACTCTCCGCCGCCGCCACGCGGTTGATCAAGCCCAGCCGGCAGGCCTCGTCGGCATCGATCAAGCGCCCGGTCAACAGCAGCTCGGCCGCCCTGCCCTTGCCTATCAGCCGCGGCAGCCGCGTGGTGCCGCCGAAACCGGCCACCGCGCCGATCTTCACTTCCGGGTGGCCGAAACGGGCATGCGGCGCGGCCAGCCGCAACATGCAGGCCTCGGCGATCTCCAGCCCGCCGCCCAGGGCGTCGCCATTGATAGCGGCCAATACCGGCTTGCCCAGATTCTCGATCTTTTCCGTCGCCGCCACGGCCAAGCGCGCCAGCTCCCGCACCTCGGCCGCGGAGGCCCGGTTCAGATATCGGATATCGGCGCCCGCCGAAAACGCGCGGCCATTGCCGGTCAGCAGCACCGCCTGCGCGGCGTCATCCGCCGCAGCCCAATCCAGCGCCGCCAAAAGCTGCCGCAACAGCTGGCGGTTCATCGCGTTCAGGCAATCCGGCCGATTCAGCTCCAGCCTGGCGATGCCATTCTCGGTGCGGCATCGCACCACATCCTTTTCGCGCATGCCTACTCCGTCGATTCAAGTGTCAGGAATTCTCCGCGTCCAGCCAGGCCAGCGCCGCCGCGCGATCGAAAAACAGCCGGGAATAACGCGCGCGCCGCGCCTCGCGCAAATACTCGCCGAAGCGCTCGCCGTAATCGCGCTCAGGGTCGATCACCACCGCCGTTCGCAGCCGATAATTTTGCAGCTTCTGCAAAAACTCGCCGGCAAAGCGCGTGCTCAGTTCAAAGAAGTCGGCAGGCAAAACGGGGTGGGAAAGCAATAGCAAACGGCAGTCCTGCTCGATGCAGGCCGAAATCAGTTCCGTCGCCTGATCGGCTGCGCGCAGCGGCGCCTCCCACTCCAGCACGCGCCCCGTCTCGTGGCGCAGAATTTGATAAGTCATGGCCTTGCCTCATAAAAACCGAAACGGAAATCATGACATTAAAATACTCGCCACCCATTGACAAGCCCGCGAAGCGAAGGCCGAATACTCCAAGCGCATAAAAGCATTCGCTCAATACAGAGAACAGACAACCATGACAATCACTCTGATCATCATCGCGGCGCTGGCCGCCGCAGCGTTCGGCCATTATTGGCTCAATTACCAACCCGCCGCCCAGCGCTACTGGCAACGACTGCCCACCCGCCAGCAATACCTGGCGGCGCATCCAGCAATGTTCGAATTGCCAGGCCAAGCTTTGGCGGGAGCAGGACTGACGCCGGCTCAAGCGGCGGTTGCGGCTCGCCGCCGCGCCAGCGCCGCCAGCGCTTGACGGCTGGATTCAATCAACTCGGCGTTTCCCGCCGCCTCGCGCAAAGCCAAGGCCTCGTTCAAGGCGCGCTCAGCCGCATCCAAACGTCCGGCGCCCAGGCAAGCCTTGCCCAGGTGCTGCAAAACAAAGTCCAGCAGGCCCTGCAGACCGGCATGCTGGCGAATGCGCGCCTCTTGTTCTTCCAAGGCGGCGATCGACGCCAGCCATAAACCGCGCGCCTCCAAAGCCTGCGTCCAGCGGATCGCCGCCGCGCAATGACCGCGGGCATCCGATAAATGCGCCAGGGCCTCCATCGCGCTTCGCAAGCAAGCTTCGCCGCGCTCGACATCGCCGGCATAAACCAGCATCAGCCCAGCTTGGCTTTGCGCGCGCGCCAAGGCTGCGGCATCGCCCTGCCGCCGAGCCAACACGGCATTAGCCTGTTGACGCATGGCTGGCGGGTTCAAGGCTCGGCGCGCCAAGGTATCGTCGTCAATCACATATTCTGTGCCGGGCTGGCCATGGAAAGCCAGTATCTGCGGCAAACCTTCCGCCATCAGCCCCTCCGTTCTACCGCAGCCCTTTTCTGCAGACAGCTTGGGCACAGGCAGTCTCCATCCGCCTCCAGCACCGGCAGCTCATGCGGCAGATCCATGCACCAGCAGCCGCCTGTCTCGCCGCCTGCGCCGCAAGTGAATTCCAGGCCGCAGGCGGCGCAGGTTTTGCGCCGCACCGGCAAGGGCAAACTCAATAGCCGCTGCCAGACCTGTTCTTTGCGCGCCGCGTCGTAACTCGACCAAGCCGCTATCTCATCCAGCGTGCGGCGACAACCCACGCACGTCCCGCCGCTGTCGTCCAATCGGCAAACGCCGACGCAGGGCGACGGCACCGCCTTGTCTGATGACTTCACTTCCCGCTCCGATTTCGCTTGATTGCCGCGAATAGTAGCGCGGAGACGGCATCACGCCAATTGCCGCCAGCGCTGACTCAGCCCCAGCGCATGGAACAGCCCATAGCCCAGGCAGATCAAGGAACTCCAGATGACGAAAGCGCTCATCGCCTCGGGCCTCATCAGCCAGATCGGCACCACGACAAGGCCGCGCAAAAGATAAATGGCCGTAATGGTCAACAGGGCCGGTTTGAGCAAAGGCAGCCGCCGCAAGCAGCCCGCCGCGGAAAAGGCATACAGCGCCCAAATCGCCAGGATGGCGGCGATGCCCAGCGTCACCAGCGCCGGCCACCACTCGCCGCGTCCAGCCGCCTCCGCATATTCGGGCGGCGCGCCAAAGAAGCGGTACCACGCCGGCCCGCCGAAAATGATGCCGATGTGCAGCAAGCTGGCCAGCAGGCTCAAGCCGCCGGCTATCGTCAAATTGCGATTCATCACCGCTCCGCCAAAGTCAGACCATAAAAATAATAACACTGTCATTTCAGTTGCGCATGAAAAACGGCGCGGGATACGCGCCGCTCTCTACGACAGCCAGAATGGCTTACTTGGCCGCCGAGGCATCCTGGCCGGCTGCGCCGCCGCCCACGGTTTCCATCACCTTCCACTGGCCGTTTTCGACCTTGTAAACGGTAATGCCGCCATCTTTCAGATCGCCCTTGTCGTCGTAAGTCCAGTTGCTGGAGGTGACGCCCTTGTGGGTGATCTTGGCCAGCACCGGCAGGTAGGCCTTGGGATCGGCGGAGTTGGCATCCTTCATCGCCTGGATCAGCGTGCGCGCGGCATCGTAACCATACGGCGAGTAAGTGGCCACGTCGGCCTTGAAACGCGCCTTGTAGCGGGTTTCGTAGTCCTTGCCGCCCGGCATCTGCTCCAGCGGCAAACCTGCCAGCGAAGCGATGGTGCCGTCGGCTTCCTTGCCGGCCAACTGCAGGAAGGTCGGGGTCTTGGTCATTTCGCCGGAAATCAGCGGCGCCTTGAGGCCCAGGCGCTTCATCTGCTTGACCATGGGCGCGGACTGCGCGTCGGCGCCGCCGTAGAACACCACGTCAGGATTGGCGCCCTTGATACTGGTCAGGATGGCGGTGAAGTCGGTGGCCTTGTCATTGGTGAACTCGCGCTTCACCACATCGCCGCCGGCGGCGCGCGCCGACTTCTCGAACTCGTCCGCCAGGCCTTGGCCGTAGGCGGTGCGGTCGTCGACGATGACGATCTTCTTGGCGTGCAGCTTTTCCACCGCGAACTTGCCCATCACGCCGCCCTGCTGGGTGTCGGAGGTCATCGAACGGAAGGTGTTCTTGAAGCCTTGCGAGGTGAAGACCGGCGAGGTGGCCATCGCGATCATCGGGATGCCGGCGTCGGAGTAGATCTTGGAAGCCGGGATGGACGTGCCGGAGTTGAAGTGGCCGACAATGCCCGCCACCTTGTCGTCGACAAACTTCTGCGCCAGCTGGGTAGCGGTTTTCGGGTCCGCCTGGTCATCCTGGGCGTCCAGCTCGAAAGTCACCGCCTTGCCGGCTATCGTCGGCTTTTCGGCGTTGGCGTCTTCGATCGCCAGCGTCACGCCGTTTTTGTACTCTTCGCCGTAGTGCGATTGCGGACCGGTCAACGGCGCCGCGAAACCGATCTTGATTACGTCGCCGCCGCTGTTTGCCTGGGCGGGCGCGGAAGCCGCGCCGGCCGGAGCGGCCTCTTCCTTCTTGCCGCAGGCGGACAGGGCGACAGCGGCCGCGACCGCCAGAGTCAGGGTGGACAGCTTGGATACTTGCATCTCTCTCGTTCCTCTTCTTGCTTCTACTGCTTGCGTCGACATTGCCGGATGGTCCGGCGCCCTTCTTGCTCTTAAAGTAAAAACTCTGGCCGCATTATTCCAACGCGGCCAGAGCCTGGCAAGTTGATTATTCAGTCATGCTCATCAGGCTGGCGTTGCCGCCCGCCGCCGTGGTGTTCACGCTCAGCGCGCGCTCCACCACCAGCCGGTGGATATTGTAGCCATGCTCGCCGCTGACGATCAGCGGCACCAGCGCGCCGTCGCGGGCCGCCAGCTTGCGCCGCGCCTCTTCCGCCCCCGCCCCGGCGAACAACACCGCGGAAACATCGGCGGACAGCGCATCGGCGGACACTTCAACATAGCCGTTCAGCGCCGCAGCGAACTTGCGGCCCGCTTCATTATCCGGCGCCAGCGCGCGGTTGCCGGCGGCAAGCGCCACCGCCAATTGTGCGCCCAGGGCCTGCGCGTCATCCGCCACGCAAGCGACACGGCCGCGGCCGGAGAAGCTCAGCGCATTGTTTTCGCCAGTGGGGCCAGGCAGGAGCACGCTGTGCGCCAATGGGCTTTCCTTGCGCGCGGCGGCGATCACGCCGTCCAGGCTCAGTCCCTGCGCCTTGGCGGCGGCGGACAACGCCTCAAGCGCAGACCAATCAGCCGCCACATGCTGGACATTCAGCTTAGGCTGCCAGCTAGCGCGCGTCAGGCGATACAGGTAGTACGGACCGCCGGCCTTGGGGCCGGTGCCGGACTTGCCTTCGCCGCCGAAGGGCTGCACGCCCACCACCGCGCCGACGATGTTGCGATTGACGTAGACGTTGCCCACCTTGATCTTGCCGCAGATGTCGGCGATGGTTTCGTCGATGCGGCTGTGGATGCCGTGGGTCAGGCCGTAGCCGGTGGCGTTGATCTCGGCCACCACCTTGTCCAGATCGCTGGCGGCGTAACGCAGCACATGCAGCACCGGGCCGAACACTTCGCGCTTCAGCTCGGACAGGTTGTCGATCTCGAACAGCGTCGGCGCAACGTAGGTGCCTTGCTCGCAATCCGCGCCCAGCGGGATTTGATGCACGGCGCGCGCGGAATGCTTCAGCTTGTCGATATGCGCCAGCAAGCCGGCTTGCGCCTCGGCGTCGATCACCGGGCCGACGTCGGTGGTGAGCTTGGCCGGATTGCCCACGGTCAGCTCATCCATCGCGCCCTTGATCATCTTGATGACCTTGTCGGCGATATCGTGTTGCAGATACAACACTCTCAAGGCCGAGCAGCGCTGGCCGGCGGAATCGAAAGCCGAGCTCAACACATCGGTCACCACCTGCTCAGGCAGCGCCGAGCTGTCGACGATCATCGCGTTCATGCCGCCGGTTTCCGCCACCAGCACCGGATCGTCGCCGCGCTTGGCCAGCGTGCGGTTGATGATCTGCGCCACCTCTGTGGAACCGGTGAAGATCACGCCCTGAATGCGCGCATCGCCGGTCAGCGCCGCTCCCACCACCTCGCCGCGTCCCGGCAGGAACTGCACTGCGGCGCGCGGCACGCCAGCTTCGTGCAGCAGACGCACCGCGTAAGCGGCGATCAAGCTGGTTTGCTCGGCCGGCTTGGCCAGCACGGTGTTGCCGGCGGCCAAAGACGCGACGACTTCGCCGATGAAGATGGCCAGCGGGAAGTTCCACGGGCTGATGCACACCACCGGACCCAGCGGCCTGTGGCTGGCGTTATCAAATTCGGACGCGATCTGCGCGGCGTAGTAGCGGCAGAAGTCGACCGCCTCGCGCACTTCGGCGATGGCATTGTTCAGCGTCTTGCCCGCTTCGCGCACCGCCAGGCCCATCAGACCGGCCATATTGGCTTCCATCAGGTCGGCCATGCGGTTCAGGCAGGCGGCGCGCTCCGCCACCGGCGTGGCTGCCCAAGCTGCCGCGGCGGCTTCGGATTGCCGCAGCGCGCGCTCCACATCGTCGGCGCTCGCTTCTATCACCTTACCGACCACATCGCTGCGATCCGCGGGGTTGCGGACATCCAAAGCTTCGCCGTCGGTGACATCGCCGTCGCCCAGCATCGGGAAGGCGGCCCAGCGTTGCTGCTCGGAAGCCTGCAGGCTCAATTGCAGCGTGGCCAGCACATGCTCGCTGGACAGGTCCAGGCCCTTGGAATTGCGGCGGCCGTTGCCATACAGATCGACCGGCAGCGCAATCTTGCTATGCGGCTGTCCGGCGTGCGCGGCGGCCTCGGCCACCGGATCGGTCACCAGTTCGTCTATTGATACCGCCTCGTCGACGATGCGGTTGACGAAGGACGAGTTGGCGCCATTTTCCAGCAGGCGGCGCACCAGATAGGCCAACAGCGTTTCATGCGAGCCCACCGGCGCGTAGATGCGGCAGGCTTTGCCCAGCTTGTCCTTGCCGACTACTTGGTCGTACAAGGTCTCGCCCATGCCGTGCAGGCACTGGAATTCGTAGTCTTTGCCGGCGGCCAGATTGTAGATGGCCGACAGACTGTAGGCATTGTGGGTGGCGAACTGCGGATAGATGGCGTCCTGCGCGGCCAGCAGCTTCTTGGCGCAAGCCAGATAGGACACGTCGGTGTACACCTTGCGGGTATAGACCGGATAGCCCGGCAGACCATCCACCTGGGCGCGCTTCACCTCGGCATCCCAGTAAGCGCCCTTCACCAGCCGCACCATGAAGCGATGGCCGGTGCGGCGCGCCAGGTCGATCAGGAAATCGATCACGAACGGGCAGCGCTTCTGATAAGCCTGCACTACGATGCCTATGCCCTCGAAACCATTCAGATCCGGATCATTGGCCAGCGCCTCGACCAGATCCATGGAAATTTCCAGGCGATCGGCTTCTTCCGCGTCGATGTTCAGGCCGATATTGTATTGCTTGGCCTGCAGGAACAGTGCTTTCAGACGAGGCAGCA
The Chromobacterium sp. IIBBL 290-4 DNA segment above includes these coding regions:
- the putA gene encoding trifunctional transcriptional regulator/proline dehydrogenase/L-glutamate gamma-semialdehyde dehydrogenase, which encodes MQFQTFAHQQSALRDAITAAYRRDERECVQALLAQAAMSPEQVASVQQLARRLVTEVRRERTRSSGVDALMHEFSLDSSEGIALMCLAEALLRIPDRETADKLIRDKISRGDWKAHLGNSSSLFVNAAAWGLLVTGKLVASHSANGLSAAMTRLIAKGGEPLIRKGVDMAMRMLGKQFVTGETIEEALANGREREARGYRFSYDMLGEAAMTEADAQRYLKDYVTAIHAIGKESNGRGIYDGPGISVKLSAIHPRYARLKHERMMTELLPRLKALFLQAKQYNIGLNIDAEEADRLEISMDLVEALANDPDLNGFEGIGIVVQAYQKRCPFVIDFLIDLARRTGHRFMVRLVKGAYWDAEVKRAQVDGLPGYPVYTRKVYTDVSYLACAKKLLAAQDAIYPQFATHNAYSLSAIYNLAAGKDYEFQCLHGMGETLYDQVVGKDKLGKACRIYAPVGSHETLLAYLVRRLLENGANSSFVNRIVDEAVSIDELVTDPVAEAAAHAGQPHSKIALPVDLYGNGRRNSKGLDLSSEHVLATLQLSLQASEQQRWAAFPMLGDGDVTDGEALDVRNPADRSDVVGKVIEASADDVERALRQSEAAAAAWAATPVAERAACLNRMADLMEANMAGLMGLAVREAGKTLNNAIAEVREAVDFCRYYAAQIASEFDNASHRPLGPVVCISPWNFPLAIFIGEVVASLAAGNTVLAKPAEQTSLIAAYAVRLLHEAGVPRAAVQFLPGRGEVVGAALTGDARIQGVIFTGSTEVAQIINRTLAKRGDDPVLVAETGGMNAMIVDSSALPEQVVTDVLSSAFDSAGQRCSALRVLYLQHDIADKVIKMIKGAMDELTVGNPAKLTTDVGPVIDAEAQAGLLAHIDKLKHSARAVHQIPLGADCEQGTYVAPTLFEIDNLSELKREVFGPVLHVLRYAASDLDKVVAEINATGYGLTHGIHSRIDETIADICGKIKVGNVYVNRNIVGAVVGVQPFGGEGKSGTGPKAGGPYYLYRLTRASWQPKLNVQHVAADWSALEALSAAAKAQGLSLDGVIAAARKESPLAHSVLLPGPTGENNALSFSGRGRVACVADDAQALGAQLAVALAAGNRALAPDNEAGRKFAAALNGYVEVSADALSADVSAVLFAGAGAEEARRKLAARDGALVPLIVSGEHGYNIHRLVVERALSVNTTAAGGNASLMSMTE